A genomic segment from Actinomadura hallensis encodes:
- a CDS encoding TetR/AcrR family transcriptional regulator yields the protein MRELPVVGRPPAERADAAHNRRRILRAAADLIADRGPEAVSMDEVARAAGVGVGTVYRRFGDRARLVFAVIDDREREFQAAFLQGPPPLGPGAAPRDRLRAFLHALADRTEEQADLLLMAESDPPEARFREGSYHLYHRHLVMLLGRIRPDADTAYLADALLAPLAANLFLHQRRTRGMSLDRIKAGLDALAEGLIG from the coding sequence ATGAGGGAACTGCCGGTCGTGGGGCGTCCCCCTGCCGAGCGCGCCGACGCCGCCCACAACCGCCGCCGCATCCTACGCGCCGCCGCCGACCTGATCGCCGACCGCGGGCCCGAGGCGGTCTCCATGGACGAGGTCGCGCGCGCCGCCGGGGTCGGCGTCGGCACCGTGTACCGGCGGTTCGGCGACCGGGCGCGGCTCGTCTTCGCCGTGATCGACGACCGCGAGCGCGAGTTCCAGGCCGCCTTCCTCCAGGGGCCGCCGCCCCTCGGCCCCGGCGCGGCCCCCCGCGACCGCCTCCGCGCCTTCCTGCACGCCCTCGCCGACCGCACCGAAGAACAGGCGGACCTGCTGCTCATGGCCGAGTCCGACCCGCCCGAGGCCCGCTTCCGGGAGGGCTCGTACCACCTCTACCACCGGCATCTCGTGATGCTCCTCGGACGGATCCGCCCGGACGCGGACACCGCCTACCTCGCCGACGCGCTTCTCGCGCCGCTCGCCGCGAACCTGTTCCTCCACCAGCGCCGCACCCGCGGCATGTCGCTCGACCGGATCAAGGCCGGCCTCGACGCCCTCGCCGAGGGGCTGATCGGGTGA